Proteins encoded in a region of the Trichosurus vulpecula isolate mTriVul1 chromosome 9, mTriVul1.pri, whole genome shotgun sequence genome:
- the TNNC1 gene encoding troponin C, slow skeletal and cardiac muscles, with protein sequence MDDIYKAAVEQLTEEQKNEFKAAFDIFVLGAEDGCISTKELGKVMRMLGQNPTPEELQEMIDEVDEDGSGTVDFDEFLVMMVRCMKDDSKGKSEEELSDLFRMFDKNADGYIDLEELKIMLQATGETITEDDIEELMKDGDKNNDGKIDYDEFLEFMKGVE encoded by the exons ATGGATGATATCTATAAAGCAGCG GTAGAACAACTGACGGAAGAACAGAAAAATG AGTTCAAGGCTGCCTTTGACATCTTCGTTTTGGGCGCTGAAGATGGCTGCATCAGCACCAAGGAGCTGGGCAAGGTGATGCGTATGCTGGGCCAGAACCCCACTCCGGAGGAGCTGCAGGAGATGATCGATGAGGTGGATGAGGATG gcagtggcacagtggattttGATGAGTTCCTGGTCATGATGGTTCGATGTATGAAGGATGACAGCAAAGGGAAATCTGAGGAGGAGCTATCTGACCTTTTCCGAATGTTTGACAA GAATGCAGATGGCTACATAGACTTGGAGGAGCTCAAGATAATGCTTCAGGCCACCGGGGAGACCATCACGGAGGATGACATCGAGGAGCTCATGAAGGATGGGGACAAGAACAATGACGGCAAGATTGACTATGATG AGTTCTTGGAATTCATGAAGGGGGTGGAATAG